Proteins encoded together in one Branchiostoma lanceolatum isolate klBraLanc5 chromosome 11, klBraLanc5.hap2, whole genome shotgun sequence window:
- the LOC136445193 gene encoding uncharacterized protein gives MTSPPKDAFQFVLLTALLTMLFHFAVSDVDECAEGSHNCAHLCANTVGGFTCSCWEGYTLHGNGWFCHGPKVDLYVEMQYPRVDVTSITNTETLCRPSLGDLTLINGYHVGIKLDTGYGTNIDYLTYGVHYSSIGPSASRYGLRMFNDAGNFRVNAFSCLTTRHGLTREVIGITILTSAYFHPESFTVTVNINETATLSMFEYNPAPGGHDGTTEWRKDGSVLSGIYTDCTMVIDNVQMSDEGLYECYYTGRYSDNKQGIMRLIVRECPAGKWAPPDCTSPCAECYNGVCDDETGQCICVPGFGGLHCDLACSVGYFGDSCISRCAHGTCQNKIVCGPDPLGCRCIAGFRGSNCNTQCSYGTYGSDCLQTCHCANGIYACSRYTGVCSSGGCVAGWDGTSCHKDINECSLGTDGCDQICENVPGSFTCSCWVGYVMDSGTCVDVDECSLNTDKCEQTCHNHVGNYTCSCSEGYFLSSNGWNCTEPLTSFVISATQQAHVESSLSSDDQHGIYFTTNHEISLAVAQVTGDIETVNWALDGIITTPSLDLTEGVYTITATAVNEFSEISANLTLRVVECIHEVRVFHVGTDGSTPGGFSTPIGYAACQYPARFLVLVRQVGNNATFVASVNGGDHFEIPTLVDSNQAGNLMSYHGVIPYNLSDYHLATFTLTFQNQGQYQVVVNGTNIVSEAAANVTVTAQWPVTSVLVTDNSPAQAPDPVVFTVWLMDLTPPTDLFFDASYGDGFDDVGFYVGDQYSSMQPSFDIMYLYLPGSYSFFIRVYNQVSEAYGSIYATQDYQPYGLNITSFSAFSGIYNGKLLYEGVNMTGQGPGENIFPSPPHLMPVNFEYEVSHGTEDDVHTSWWFIGDEVVGQELKLSITFQEVGTYAVTAMAFNHMAVMSGEFQVDIYEAITNVYVASNGPVLLGETVTFVVFATSPGTTSTFLLQLSEEDQNPVMLTPPSKDASSVTIVESTFQGINFPFKLSDVYVTLYSFVYPSAGTYRVQVNATNAVSTAYAETMVTVHQIPCFRPRVDIRDDGISTIVNPTAYRRNQDIAVAATVQLNCTDADLRTFKWKAYTMAGLQSIPYSSNEATINNILNGTTEVIIPKHTLGYGRYILEFSVTEVHKVNGTDVMISNTDYTWFEIVESALITRISGGSLISRGQNSTVKVDASTSYDPDVPESESTSGLTYTWACRLDNETFPNDTGSAEWMEGAYLTFTAMISPFTEAFSEEAK, from the exons ATGACTTCTCCACCTAAAGATGCGTTTCAATTTGTCCTCCTGACGGCTCTTCTTACGATGCTGTTCCACTTCGCAGTCTCAG ACGTAGATGAGTGTGCGGAGGGGAGCCACAACTGCGCCCATCTCTGCGCGAACACAGTGGGCGGTTTCACCTGCTCCTGCTGGGAGGGGTACACACTACACGGTAACGGCTGGTTCTGTCACG GTCCGAAGGTGGACCTGTATGTGGAGATGCAGTATCCCAGAGTTGACGTGACAAGTATAACGAACACTGAGACCCTTTGTCGGCCTTCCCTGGGGGACCTGACTTTGATCAATGGCTACCATGTCGGCATCAAGTTGGACACAG GATACGGCACCAACATTGACTACCTTACGTACGGAGTTCACTACAGCAGTATCGGTCCCTCGGCCAGCAGGTACGGGCTCAGGATGTTTAATGACGCCGGGAACTTCCGAGTCAATGCCTTCTCCTGCCTGACGACACGTCATGGCTTAACACGTGAAGTCATCGGCATCACCATTCTAACATCAG CTTACTTCCATCCAGAGTCGTTCACTGTCACGGTAAACATCAACGAAACCGCGACGCTTTCCATGTTTGAGTACAACCCAGCCCCTGGCGGCCACGACGGTACTACAGAGTGGAGGAAGGACGGTTCTGTGCTATCTGGGATCTACACGGATTGTACCATGGTCATTGATAATGTTCAG ATGTCTGACGAAGGCCTGTACGAGTGTTACTACACGGGCAGGTACAGTGACAACAAGCAAGGTATCATGAGGCTCATCGTTAGAG AGTGTCCTGCAGGCAAGTGGGCCCCTCCAGACTGTACCTCCCCATGTGCAGAGTGTTATAACGGAGTGTGTGATGATGAGACGGGACAGTGCATCTGTGTGCCTGGGTTCGGCGGTCTGCACTGCGATTTAG CCTGCTCAGTCGGTTACTTCGGAGACTCCTGTATCAGCCGCTGTGCTCACGGCACCTGCCAGAACAAGATCGTCTGCGGCCCGGACCCGTTAGGCTGCCGGTGTATAGCGGGATTCCGAGGATCGAACTGCAACACAC AATGCTCGTACGGCACCTACGGCTCGGACTGCCTACAGACGTGCCACTGCGCCAACGGGATCTATGCGTGCAGCAGATACACAGGCGTGTGTAGCAGTGGAGGGTGTGTCGCGGGGTGGGATGGCACGTCGTGCCATAAAG ATATCAACGAGTGTTCCCTGGGTACCGACGGCTGTGACCAGATCTGTGAAAACGTCCCAGGAAGCTTCACCTGTTCCTGCTGGGTTGGGTACGTCATGGACAGCGGCACATGTGTGG ATGTTGATGAGTGCAGTTTGAACACCGACAAGTGTGAGCAGACTTGTCATAACCACGTGGGGAACTACACCTGCTCTTGCAGTGAGGGCTACTTTCTGTCGAGCAATGGATGGAATTGCACAG AACCCCTGACTTCCTTCGTCATTTCTGCAACCCAACAAGCACACGTAGAATCATCCCTGTCCTCTGATGACCAACATGGGATATACTTCACTACAAACCACGAAATCAGCCTTGCGGTTGCACAG GTAACAGGAGACATTGAAACTGTCAACTGGGCACTTGATGGCATCATCACGACTCCTTCCCTCGATCTAACAGAAGGCGTTTACACCATCACAGCAACTGCAGTTAACGAGTTCTCAGAGATTTCCGCCAACCTGACACTCCGTGTTGTTGAATGTATTCATGAAGTACGCGTTTTTCACGTTGGAACCGACGGCTCCACTCCGGGAGGTTTTTCCACGCCTATAGGCTACGCTGCTTGTCAGTACCCGGCTAGATTCCTTGTCCTGGTCAGACAAGTGGGGAATAACGCCACCTTTGTCGCTAGTGTCAACGGCGGTGATCACTTCGAAATCCCAACGCTCGTAGACTCCAACCAAGCCGGCAATCTGATGTCATACCATGGCGTCATACCGTACAACCTCTCGGATTACCACCTGGCAACATTCACGCTCAcgtttcagaaccaaggacagtaccAAGTTGTAGTCAATGGGACAAATATCGTGTCTGAGGCCGCGGCAAATGTGACTGTAACGGCACAGTGGCCGGTAACAAGTGTCCTTGTGACCGACAACAGTCCGGCTCAAGCCCCGGACCCCGTCGTCTTCACCGTCTGGCTCATGGACTTAACTCCGCCCACGGATTTGTTCTTCGATGCCTCCTATGGCGACGGTTTTGATG ACGTCGGTTTTTACGTTGGAGACCAGTACAGCTCCATGCAGCCAAGTTTCGACatcatgtacttgtacttgccTGGATCGTATTCATTTTTCATCCGAGTGTATAACCAG GTTAGTGAGGCGTATGGGTCCATTTACGCCACCCAGGACTACCAGCCCTATGGCTTGAACATCACATCATTCTCTGCGTTTTCGGGAATCTACAACGGCAAGCTATTGTACGAAG GTGTGAATATGACTGGACAGGGCCCAGGTGAAAACATCTTCCCCAGCCCCCCACATCTCATGCCCGTGAACTTTGAGTACGAGGTCTCCCATGGAACAGAAGATGACGTGCACACTAGTTG GTGGTTTATTGGTGATGAAGTTGTTGGACAGGAGTTGAAGCTGTCCATCACATTTCAGGAAGTTGGGACCTACGCCGTCACCGCAATGGCCTTTAACCATATGGCTGTCATGAGCGGTGAATTTCAG GTGGACATCTACGAAGCCATCACAAACGTGTACGTGGCCAGCAATGGCCCGGTCTTACTCGGTGAAACGGTGACCTTTGTTGTCTTTGCCACTTCTCCTGGAACGACCAGTACCTTTCTATTACAG TTATCTGAGGAAGACCAGAATCCGGTCATGCTTACTCCACCTTCTAAGGACGCCAGCTCAGTTACCATAGTTGAGTCAACATTTCAAGGCATCAACTTTCCCTTCAAACTGTCAGACGTGTACGTCACCCTCTACTCCTTCGTGTATCCCTCCGCCGGTACATACCGGGTCCAAGTTAATGCAACCAATGCTGTTTCTACGGCCTACGCAGAAACTATGGTCACCGTGCATCAAATCCCATGCTTCAGACCGCGGGTTGACATCAGAGACGACGGGATTAGCACGATTGTCAACCCGACAGCATACAGAAGGAACCAAGACATAGCTGTAGCAGCAACTGTACAACTAAACTGTACTGATGCAGATCTTAGGACGTTCAAGTGGAAAGCCTATACCATGGCAGGCCTTCAGTCCATCCCGTATTCTTCAAATGAGGCAACAATCAATAACATACTCAACGGGACTACTGAAGTCATCATCCCAAAGCACACGTTAGGATACGGACGTTACATATTGGAGTTTTCTGTGACGGAAGTTCACAAGGTGAATGGCACTGACGTAATGATCAGCAATACGGACTACACGTGGTTCGAGATCGTCGAAAGTGCCCTGATCACGAGAATTTCTGGAGGGTCCCTAATATCAAGAG GGCAGAACTCGACAGTCAAAGTTGATGCATCCACATCGTACGACCCGGATGTACCTGAGTCCGAGTCTACCTCAGGGTTGACGTACACTTGGGCGTGTCGACTGGACAATGAGACCTTCCCTAACGACACAGGATCAGCCGAGTGGATGGAAGGTGCGTATTTAACTTTCACAGCTATGATATCGCCGTTTACTGAAGCTTTTTCAGAAGAAGCCAAATGA
- the LOC136445467 gene encoding polycystin-1-related protein-like, translated as MVFNNHLALMSGEFQVDIYETITNVYVAGNDPVLLGETVTFAVFATSPGTNSTFLLQLSEEDQNPVMLTPPSKGTNSIGIVESTFQGINFPFKLSDVYVTLYSFVYPSAGTYRVQVNATNAISTAYAETMVTVHQIPCFRPRVDIQHDGTSTIANPTAYTRDQDIALAATIQLNCTDANHRTFKWKAFTMTDLQSIPYSSTEAAISYILNGTEIIIPKHTLGYGRYILEFSVTEVHKVNGKNVTISNSDYTWFEII; from the exons ATGGTCTTTAATAACCATTTGGCTCTCATGAGCGGTGAATTTCAG GTGGACATCTACGAAACCATCACAAATGTGTACGTAGCCGGCAATGACCCGGTCTTACTTGGCGAAACGGTGACATTTGCTGTCTTTGCCACTTCTCCAGGAACGAACAGTACCTTTCTGTTACAG TTATctgaagaagaccagaatcCGGTCATGCTTACTCCACCGTCTAAAGGCACGAACTCTATTGGCATAGTTGAGTCAACCTTTCAAGGCATCAACTTTCCCTTCAAGCTGTCAGACGTTTACGTCACCCTCTACTCCTTCGTGTATCCCTCCGCCGGTACATACCGGGTCCAAGTGAATGCAACCAATGCTATTTCTACGGCCTACGCAGAGACTATGGTCACCGTGCATCAAATCCCATGCTTCAGACCGCGCGTTGACATCCAACACGACGGGACTAGCACGATTGCCAACCCGACAGCATACACAAGAGACCAAGACATAGCTCTAGCCGCAACTATACAACTAAACTGTACTGATGCAAACCATAGGACGTTCAAGTGGAAAGCTTTTACCATGACAGACTTGCAGTCCATCCCGTATTCTTCAACTGAGGCAGCAATCAGTTACATACTCAACGGGACTGAAATCATCATCCCAAAGCACACGTTAGGATACGGACGTTACATATTGGAATTTTCCGTAACTGAAGTTCACAAGGTGAATGGTAAAAATGTGACCATCAGCAACTCAGACTACACGTGGTTCGAGATCATCTAA
- the LOC136445195 gene encoding sperm receptor for egg jelly-like, which translates to MVEGTPPALEGISCVQNCQQYLNPSERLVLKARSTDCTPESHLQYFWSLVNNPVNSKQWIDWDTDTLTGRQKTYLSIHKDTFKSGAVAETYTIRLDASDKSVESTYTLYSFTTNVAPTLGTCTVVPDTGIVMETLFQVTCSGFSDVNLPITYRFAAISGAATSTEAWEQGTMVYYGTDSTSSPLYLPVGDKANDFVVTIAIRVTDSFGESTETTTTATVLEGEMKENVSTVITTTESTVNTLLKAGNSQAAVQLLTSVSSAMNLDTTTGQEDKKQLRKGAITSLNRIRIQTLDSLHQTATAMAQLTKEDTELSGDAQDLAVSKLTEMTTFLRAKTEDGTASVQVVESTTQALISGLANVVKAAARRTSTAHGHFTPKVFPWSSTVIQQSLQTISTVKQTVLTTIAPGEKPKVLTTPSLAIMLQRDECRDFRAGAYVQEDFGSLFSVPSCDDLFRNGTIQPDQVIDMHE; encoded by the exons ATGGTGGAAGGCACTCCCCCCGCCCTGGAAGGAATCTC GTGTGTGCAGAATTGTCAACAGTATTTGAATCCATCGGAACGTTTAGTTCTAAAGGCCAGAAGTACTGACTGCACTCCCGAAAGTCATCTTCAGTACTTCTGGAGTTTAGTTAACAACCCTGTAAACAGTAAACAATGGATAGACTGggacacagacacactcacggGCAGACAGAAGACATACCTGTCTATACACAAAGACACGTTTAAGAGTGGAGCTGTTGCAGAAACCTACACCATACGACTCGACG CGTCTGACAAAAGTGTAGAGTCAACGTACACACTGTACAGCTTCACAACCAATGTAGCGCCAACCCTGGGAACGTGCACAGTCGTCCCGGACACTGGGATCGTGATGGAGACGTTGTTTCAGGTCACGTGTTCAGGATTTTCGGACGTGAACCTGCCGATCACATACAGATTTGCAGCTATTTCTGGTGCTGCTACATCAACAGAGGCCTGGGAACAAG GTACAATGGTCTACTACGGTACGGACAGCACCTCTTCACCGTTGTATCTGCCTGTCGGGGACAAAGCCAACGACTTTGTGGTCACAATCGCCATCCGTGTCACTGACTCTTTTGGAGAAAGTACGGAAACCACGACAACCGCAACG GTTTTAGAGGGAGAAATGAAGGAAAATGTATCAACCGTTATCACCACCACGGAATCGACGGTTAATACGTTACTGAAGGCGGGCAATAGTCAGGCAGCTGTGCAGCTGCTGACCTCCGTCAGTTCAGCCATGAACCTCGACACAACAACTGGCCAGGAAgacaaaaaacag CTGCGGAAAGGTGCCATTACCAGTTTGAACAGGATCCGGATTCAAACACTGGACAGTCTGCATCAAACTGCTACCGCCATGGCTCAACTTACCAAAGAGGACACCGAGCTCTCAGGGGACGCACAG GATCTGGCTGTATCGAAACTCACAGAAATGACGACATTTCTGAGGGCAAAAACGGAGGATGGGACAGCAAGCGTTCAGGTAGTAGAGTCTACCACACAGGCTCTAATATCCGGCCTGGCTAATGTCGTCAAAGCAGCTGCCAGGAGAACCTCAACAGCTCATGGCCACTTCACG CCAAAGGTGTTCCCGTGGTCCTCCACTGTCATACAGCAGTCGCTGCAGACAATATCTACCGTCAAACAAACTGTTCTTACCACGATAGCCCCTGGGGAGAAACCCAAGGTACTGACCACCCCAAGCCTCGCTATCATGCTGCAGCGAGACGAATGCCGGGATTTCCGCGCAGGCGCGTATGTGCAGGAGGACTTTGGTAGTCTCTTCTCAGTACCAAGTTGTGATGACCTGTTCAGGAACGGCACCATCCAACCAGACCAGGTCATAGATATGCAT GAATAA